The following proteins come from a genomic window of Theileria equi strain WA chromosome 2 map unlocalized gcontig_1105316255037, whole genome shotgun sequence:
- a CDS encoding ubiquitin domain containing protein (encoded by transcript BEWA_042550A), with translation MADNEAKDLSQAGNEHIQLKDGSEVYFKIKKKTKLEKLMTTYCSRLGKSPDAVRFLFDGDRIKGDSTPEELGIEHGDIIDAMVQQTGGSC, from the exons ATGGCGGATAACGAAGCTAAGGATCTCTCGCAAGCTGGAAACGAGCATATCCAGCTCAAA GACGGATCGGAGGTCTACTTTAAGATTAAGAAAAAGACAAAGCTGGAGAAACTCATGACTACCTATTGCAGCCGTCTAGGCAAGTCTCCAGACGCAG TTCGTTTCTTGTTCGATGGTGATCGTATCAAGGGGGATTCCACTCCGGAAGAGTTAGGCATAGAGCACGGGGACATCATTGATGCTATGGTTCAGCAAACTGGAGGCTCGTGTTaa
- a CDS encoding ATP-dependent Clp protease proteolytic subunit, putative (encoded by transcript BEWA_042560A), whose product MTPLGCLVLFAIIIAKDTCMAFKADWYSLRGISRPWPANDVQKTHRTRSHSDTKNVIGIPKVAYRIPGTNHIEWEDIHNRLFRERILFVSQPLTDDYANQLIAAILCLDSETNIKPITLYINSIGGNIQAGLSLYDTLRHVKSQIITINVGLCASTATLLLGAGTPGKRFGLRHSRVLLLQPSGTAEGTAEQIRIEAQHISNIKKNIIEIYSNITKQPIEKIAADIERDNFMSVQESKDYGLIDEIITNRGNDDVPIGK is encoded by the exons ATGACACCTTTGGGGTGTCTCGTGTTGTTTGCCATTATAATTGCAAAG GACACTTGTATGGCGTTCAAGGCCGACTGGTACTCTTTGCGAG GAATATCAAGGCCTTGGCCCGCCAATGACGTCCAAAAGACACACAGAACAAGGAGCCATTCGGACACTAAAAACGTTATAG GGATCCCTAAAGTCGCATACAGAATCCCAGGGACGAATCACATAGAATGGGAAGATATACACAACAG GCTGTTTCGCGAAAGAATACTCTTTGTCAGTCAACCCCTAACCGACGACTATGCTAACCAGCTCATTGCTGCAATTCTTTGTCTAGATAGTGAAACGAATATCAAACCAATCACTCTCTACATAAACAGCATCGGCGGGAATATTCAGGCTGGGCTATCCCTCTATGATACACTACGGCATGTTAAATCGCAAATTATAACAATAAACGTTGGTTTGTGTGCATCCACAGCCACTTTGCTACTTGGTGCTGGAACTCCTGGAAAAAGATTTGGACTCCGTCACTCCAGGGTATTGCTGCTTCAACCAAGTGGTACAGCCGAAGGCACTGCGGAACAGATCAGAATAGAAGCTCAACACATTTCTAACATTAAAAAGAATATAATCGAAATTTACAG TaatataacaaaacaaCCGATAGAGAAAATTGCGGCTGATATCGAAAGAGACAATTTCATGTCGGTGCAAGAATCTAAAGATTACGGATTAATCGATGAAATAATAACCAATAGGGGAAACGATGATGTACCAATCGGAAAATAA